The following proteins are co-located in the Myroides profundi genome:
- a CDS encoding efflux RND transporter permease subunit, whose amino-acid sequence MKKGIIDTAIHKRWLVAALFALLCIFGYYSWKQLSIEAYPDIADTTSQVVTQVPGLAAEEIELQITIPIERALNGMPGMHVMRSNSTFGLSMITIVFADGVDDYFARQRIQERLNDVELPYDATPELDPLTSPIGEVYRYIIEGDGYSLRELTDLQNFVIIPKLNQVPGVAEVTNFGGITTQFQIELDPHKLEQYGLSLSDVTETIEENNVNAGGSVLTRGDLGYVVRGIGLIKDLEDLGKIVVKAEDGIPVFLNDLGRLKYGNVERKGILGFTDRERDYSDSIEGIVLLLKHENPSVVLDKIHQYVDELNNGLLPEGVRIHTFLDRTDLVDTTLHTVSTTLIEGISLVVIVLIVFLGSWRGALLVAITIPVSLLFAFIMMHFTDIPANLLSLGAIDFGIIVDGAIVMMESILKKREDNPEEELKEKSIAQRTKEVAKPIFFATIIIITAYLPLFAFERVEKKLFTPMAFTVGYALIGALLVALILIPGLAYAVYRKPRKIYHNKWLEKLTNVYHNRIIKIVNKPKQVFVPLLVVLAITIGLSMKVGKDFLPPLDEGSIWLQVTLPPGISLEKSKEMSDTLRARTMKYDEVTYIMVQSGRNDDGTDPFTPSHFECSVGIKPYKEWPRGKTKDDLIEELAAEYESLPGFTVGFAQPMIDGVMDKISGAHSELVVKVYGEDFHETRRIANEVLGTLRTVDGAVDLAIDQEPPLPQLQIHANRDKIAQYGLNVSDVAELIEVAIGGKAISQIFIGNKVYDISARYTEESRNTPEKIANLMLTSSTGAKIPLSQVADVKTSTGESTITREMNRRHLTVKLNVRNRDLASLLKEAQQKIESNITYDHEKFHIEWGGQFENQNRAYSRLAVIVPLTLCLMFVLLYGAFGQFRQAGLLMIVVPLALFGGMLALNIRGMSLNVSSAVGFIALFGVAIQNGVIMISHINDLRRRGIALKEAVLTGAEERFRPVLMTATVAVLGLFPASLATGIGSDVQRPLATVIVYGLLFATVLTLFVLPALYYMVERKWGSDSDFVKSETDEN is encoded by the coding sequence ATGAAGAAAGGTATAATAGATACAGCTATTCACAAAAGATGGCTTGTAGCAGCGTTGTTTGCTTTGCTGTGTATATTTGGATATTATTCTTGGAAACAATTATCAATAGAAGCTTATCCAGATATAGCAGATACTACTTCTCAAGTAGTAACACAAGTGCCAGGACTGGCAGCAGAAGAGATAGAATTACAGATTACCATTCCGATAGAGCGTGCTCTTAATGGTATGCCTGGAATGCACGTGATGCGTAGTAATAGTACATTCGGACTGTCTATGATCACGATAGTATTCGCTGATGGAGTAGATGACTACTTCGCTCGTCAACGAATCCAAGAGCGATTAAACGATGTAGAGTTGCCTTATGATGCGACTCCTGAGTTAGATCCGCTGACATCTCCTATCGGTGAGGTATATAGATATATCATAGAAGGAGATGGATATAGTCTTAGAGAATTAACGGATTTACAAAACTTCGTGATTATCCCTAAGCTTAATCAAGTGCCTGGTGTAGCTGAGGTAACTAACTTCGGTGGAATCACTACTCAGTTTCAAATCGAACTAGATCCACATAAACTAGAACAATATGGTCTATCGCTAAGCGATGTGACAGAGACGATAGAAGAGAATAACGTCAATGCAGGAGGAAGTGTTCTAACGAGAGGAGACCTTGGGTATGTAGTGAGAGGTATCGGGTTGATTAAAGATTTAGAGGATTTAGGTAAAATCGTTGTTAAGGCAGAAGATGGTATACCTGTATTCTTAAACGATTTAGGTCGCTTAAAATATGGAAATGTAGAGCGCAAAGGTATTCTTGGTTTTACAGATAGAGAAAGAGATTATTCTGATAGTATTGAAGGTATTGTACTGTTATTAAAACACGAAAACCCATCTGTAGTATTAGATAAGATACACCAATATGTAGATGAACTGAACAATGGTTTATTGCCAGAAGGTGTTAGAATACATACTTTCTTAGATCGTACAGATTTAGTAGATACGACATTACATACTGTGTCTACTACGCTAATCGAAGGAATTAGCTTAGTAGTGATTGTGTTGATTGTATTCTTAGGAAGCTGGAGAGGGGCGCTATTAGTAGCGATTACGATTCCTGTATCTCTGTTGTTTGCATTTATCATGATGCATTTTACAGATATACCTGCTAACTTACTTTCGTTAGGAGCGATTGACTTCGGTATTATAGTGGATGGTGCCATCGTGATGATGGAGTCCATACTGAAGAAGAGGGAGGACAATCCAGAAGAGGAATTAAAAGAGAAGTCTATAGCACAGCGTACTAAAGAGGTGGCTAAGCCTATCTTCTTCGCTACAATCATTATTATCACAGCATACTTACCACTATTCGCTTTTGAACGTGTAGAGAAGAAGTTGTTTACACCGATGGCGTTTACAGTAGGGTATGCCTTGATAGGTGCGTTATTAGTAGCCTTGATTTTGATACCAGGTCTTGCGTATGCGGTGTATAGAAAACCAAGAAAGATCTACCACAATAAGTGGTTAGAGAAACTAACAAATGTATATCACAATAGAATTATCAAGATTGTAAATAAGCCAAAGCAAGTATTCGTACCGCTATTAGTTGTTTTAGCGATTACAATAGGATTGTCAATGAAGGTAGGTAAAGATTTCTTACCTCCATTAGATGAAGGTTCTATCTGGCTTCAAGTAACCTTACCTCCTGGTATCTCATTAGAGAAATCAAAAGAGATGAGTGATACACTACGTGCTAGAACTATGAAGTATGATGAGGTAACGTATATCATGGTACAGTCTGGGCGTAATGATGATGGAACAGACCCATTTACTCCATCACATTTCGAATGTTCGGTAGGTATCAAGCCTTATAAAGAATGGCCTCGTGGTAAGACTAAAGATGACTTAATCGAAGAGCTGGCAGCAGAGTATGAGTCATTACCTGGATTTACAGTTGGGTTCGCTCAGCCGATGATCGATGGGGTAATGGATAAGATATCTGGAGCGCATAGTGAATTAGTGGTAAAGGTATATGGAGAAGATTTTCACGAGACTAGACGTATAGCGAATGAGGTATTAGGTACGCTGCGTACGGTAGATGGAGCAGTAGATTTAGCGATAGATCAAGAGCCACCATTACCACAGCTACAGATCCATGCGAATAGAGATAAGATAGCTCAATATGGATTAAATGTATCTGATGTTGCAGAACTTATCGAGGTAGCTATAGGTGGTAAGGCTATATCACAGATATTCATCGGAAATAAAGTATATGACATCAGTGCTAGATATACTGAAGAGAGTAGAAATACACCAGAGAAGATCGCTAACTTAATGTTGACGTCTAGTACAGGTGCTAAGATTCCGCTGTCTCAGGTAGCAGATGTTAAGACGAGTACAGGAGAGAGTACGATCACTCGTGAGATGAATAGACGTCACTTAACTGTAAAACTAAACGTGCGTAATAGAGACTTAGCGTCATTATTAAAAGAAGCGCAACAAAAGATAGAAAGCAATATCACGTATGATCATGAGAAGTTCCATATCGAATGGGGTGGACAGTTCGAGAATCAGAATAGAGCGTATAGCCGTCTGGCAGTAATTGTTCCTTTGACTTTGTGTTTAATGTTTGTATTACTATACGGAGCTTTTGGACAGTTTAGACAAGCTGGATTATTGATGATCGTTGTACCGTTAGCTTTATTTGGAGGGATGTTAGCCTTGAACATTAGAGGGATGTCATTGAACGTATCTTCAGCAGTAGGATTTATTGCGTTGTTTGGGGTCGCGATACAGAATGGGGTGATTATGATCTCCCATATCAATGATCTCCGCAGAAGAGGTATAGCATTAAAAGAAGCAGTACTAACAGGTGCAGAAGAGCGTTTCAGACCTGTATTGATGACGGCTACAGTGGCGGTATTAGGATTATTCCCTGCTTCGTTAGCTACAGGTATCGGTTCGGATGTACAGAGACCTCTAGCAACTGTGATCGTTTATGGTCTATTATTCGCTACTGTTCTTACACTATTTGTATTACCTGCCTTGTATTATATGGTAGAGCGCAAATGGGGTAGTGATAGCGACTTCGTAAAAAGTGAAACAGACGAAAATTAG
- a CDS encoding efflux RND transporter periplasmic adaptor subunit, producing MAKTLKLAGILGVSILLSYCSEKKEQAADSAQFTVENKIITLTETSNLKDRIKTSKVSEEDFTFDLVTAGVVKAIPNHYAEIASPFSGRIVKSFIKLGQKVSENTPLFEVSSPDYFEAQKDYFDSKQEFKQAALNLKRQEDLLNNGVGVRQEFEEAETEYSIAKAAYDNARAALKIYSVDASSLVLGQALTVRSPIAGEVLENNLVIGQFINDEADPVVKIASLGKIWIVGKVKEKDINHLAKLNKVQVELAAYPDAPLSGTIYHINEIVDEETRSIDVLIEVDNEKRILKPGMYVSVRFIDQPEPVILVPSRAVLQGEDNSFVFVKVGENKYAKKSIVIGGVSGGKTVILSGLDKQDEVVSEGGIYLPQAI from the coding sequence ATGGCTAAAACATTAAAACTAGCAGGTATTTTAGGAGTTAGCATATTATTGAGCTATTGTTCTGAGAAGAAAGAGCAGGCAGCAGATAGTGCTCAGTTTACAGTAGAAAATAAGATCATCACTCTAACTGAAACTTCAAATCTAAAAGACAGAATAAAAACAAGTAAGGTATCAGAAGAAGACTTTACTTTCGATCTAGTTACTGCTGGGGTAGTGAAAGCTATTCCCAACCATTATGCAGAAATAGCATCTCCTTTCTCAGGGAGAATAGTCAAATCATTTATCAAACTTGGTCAAAAAGTGAGTGAGAACACTCCTTTATTTGAAGTGTCTTCACCTGACTACTTCGAGGCTCAAAAGGATTACTTCGATTCAAAACAAGAGTTTAAACAAGCAGCTCTAAACCTTAAAAGACAAGAAGACTTACTGAACAACGGTGTTGGGGTAAGACAGGAGTTTGAAGAGGCAGAGACAGAATACTCTATCGCTAAGGCGGCTTATGATAACGCTCGTGCAGCATTAAAGATATATAGTGTAGATGCTAGCTCACTAGTACTAGGACAGGCATTGACAGTGCGTTCTCCTATAGCAGGAGAGGTCTTAGAGAATAACCTAGTGATAGGGCAGTTCATTAACGATGAGGCTGACCCAGTAGTGAAGATCGCCTCACTAGGTAAAATATGGATAGTAGGTAAAGTGAAAGAAAAAGATATCAATCACTTAGCTAAACTAAACAAAGTACAAGTGGAACTTGCAGCATATCCTGATGCTCCACTATCAGGTACTATCTATCATATCAACGAGATCGTGGATGAGGAGACTAGAAGTATAGATGTACTGATAGAAGTGGATAATGAGAAGAGAATTCTAAAACCTGGTATGTATGTGAGTGTTCGTTTTATCGATCAACCAGAACCAGTAATCTTAGTGCCATCTAGAGCAGTATTACAAGGTGAAGATAACTCATTCGTATTCGTGAAGGTAGGAGAAAATAAGTATGCTAAGAAGAGCATCGTGATCGGAGGAGTTTCTGGAGGTAAGACCGTTATTCTATCAGGATTAGATAAACAAGATGAGGTAGTAAGTGAAGGAGGAATCTACTTGCCACAAGCTATTTAA
- the mgtE gene encoding magnesium transporter, with amino-acid sequence MRMHNRDLKNLQKIATDMNSMEKITMMLPVIKKMPIIDISELLSRVANDDLVLVFNEFTIAEQGEIFAEFPLVKQLGFFQRVSKKLFARIFEEMPSDARADLFQLMTQQEQVDLLPYLTKNIRENVLALSSYPANTAGGIMITDFATVSKDMTCFEAIQQVRKDSPSKKTIYYVYVVNEDKTLVGFITLKDLIIAEPDVLVKDELHTEFVFGFLSDSSESVAKKIDKYQLVALPILNDKKQLVGIVTHDEALDVIQAEHTEDMERFMGIIGTNEESDYNQTSIFNHFKKRVFWLVTLAVIGIGAGMIIYSYEATLMQLMILALYMPMIASTGGNAGSQSATVVIRSLALGQITVKSWLKVLWKELRIALMLSSFLGLVAFGIVVFLNWGTEIPTGYTLASIGGVIALALSLQVITSTIIGALLPMLVRRFNGDPAVAASPAITTIVDISGLLIYFSIAAHFFNLK; translated from the coding sequence ATGAGAATGCATAACAGAGATTTAAAAAATCTACAGAAGATAGCAACTGATATGAACAGTATGGAGAAGATAACGATGATGCTGCCTGTGATCAAGAAGATGCCTATTATCGACATCAGTGAGCTACTGAGTAGAGTGGCTAATGATGATTTGGTTCTTGTGTTTAATGAGTTTACAATAGCAGAGCAAGGGGAGATTTTTGCAGAGTTTCCGTTGGTGAAGCAGTTAGGATTCTTTCAGAGAGTGAGTAAGAAGCTATTCGCTAGGATATTCGAAGAGATGCCATCAGATGCTAGAGCAGATCTGTTTCAGCTGATGACACAGCAGGAGCAAGTAGACTTACTGCCTTATCTGACGAAGAATATACGCGAGAATGTGCTAGCACTTAGTTCGTATCCAGCGAATACAGCAGGTGGAATTATGATTACAGATTTCGCTACAGTGTCTAAAGACATGACGTGCTTCGAAGCGATACAACAAGTGCGCAAAGACTCTCCTTCTAAAAAGACGATATACTATGTATATGTAGTGAATGAGGATAAGACTTTAGTAGGCTTTATTACTTTAAAAGATTTGATCATAGCTGAGCCTGATGTATTAGTGAAAGACGAATTACATACAGAGTTTGTATTTGGATTTCTAAGTGATAGCAGTGAGTCAGTAGCGAAGAAAATAGATAAGTATCAGCTAGTAGCCTTGCCGATACTAAATGATAAGAAACAACTAGTAGGAATAGTGACACATGATGAGGCACTAGATGTGATACAAGCAGAACATACAGAAGATATGGAACGCTTCATGGGAATCATCGGTACGAATGAGGAGTCTGATTATAATCAGACGAGTATATTCAACCATTTTAAGAAGAGAGTGTTTTGGCTAGTGACACTAGCAGTGATTGGGATAGGAGCAGGGATGATTATCTACAGTTATGAAGCGACATTAATGCAGCTGATGATTCTAGCCTTATACATGCCGATGATAGCTTCTACAGGAGGTAATGCAGGGAGTCAATCTGCGACAGTAGTGATCAGATCACTGGCACTAGGGCAGATTACAGTAAAGTCATGGCTAAAGGTGTTGTGGAAAGAGTTAAGGATAGCGCTGATGTTATCTTCGTTTCTAGGTTTAGTTGCTTTTGGTATCGTAGTGTTTCTAAACTGGGGTACAGAGATTCCGACAGGTTATACACTAGCGTCCATAGGAGGAGTGATCGCGTTAGCCCTGTCGCTACAGGTGATTACTTCTACGATAATAGGAGCATTGTTACCGATGTTGGTTCGCAGGTTTAACGGTGACCCTGCAGTAGCAGCTAGCCCAGCTATCACTACGATCGTAGATATCTCAGGGTTACTGATTTACTTTAGTATAGCAGCTCATTTCTTTAACTTAAAGTAG
- a CDS encoding TolC family protein, which translates to MNVIRKYILVGLLALFCNEVVVAQLHTDNVSDKTALTYKEYLHKMSMNNLGYAAAKYNIDIAEAEVQAAKMFPDPELSFGWFDNQQKRMQMGYGFEAELSWDLELGGKRKARKNLAADQKTLAELELQEFFQTMRAESTILYLEALQNKMLFDIQRDSYESMKQVAKSDSIRYTLGQISKVDAIQSNLEAKGMYNELQDADDAWENSLIEIRNVISKQRNDTIYLPQGDFNKFDRLFSLDDLIVTAQNNRADFLVARQNKVVASKQVSLAKAERAIDLGLNFGVENNSFVKNAIAPTPGNTVVKAGFSIPLKFSNRKESGLKTALYEERQAHLEYDFIELELEKEITQAYRNYLTKQKQINRFEKGMLEEAKQVYEGIKYSYQRGASSLLEVLDAQRTYNETQQAYAETLFGYASALVELENAVGIWDIDF; encoded by the coding sequence ATGAATGTTATTAGAAAATATATACTAGTAGGATTATTAGCATTGTTCTGTAATGAAGTTGTGGTAGCACAACTTCATACAGACAATGTAAGTGATAAGACAGCATTGACATATAAGGAGTATCTTCATAAGATGTCAATGAACAACTTAGGATATGCCGCAGCGAAGTATAATATAGATATTGCAGAAGCGGAGGTACAAGCAGCTAAGATGTTCCCAGACCCTGAGCTGAGCTTTGGTTGGTTTGATAATCAACAGAAGCGTATGCAGATGGGATATGGCTTTGAGGCAGAGTTATCATGGGATTTAGAATTAGGTGGTAAGCGCAAGGCAAGAAAGAATTTAGCTGCAGATCAGAAGACATTAGCAGAATTAGAGTTGCAAGAGTTCTTCCAGACTATGCGTGCAGAGTCTACTATCTTATATTTAGAAGCCTTGCAGAATAAGATGTTGTTCGATATACAACGCGACTCTTATGAGTCTATGAAGCAAGTAGCTAAGTCTGATAGTATTCGTTATACATTAGGGCAGATCAGCAAAGTGGATGCTATCCAAAGTAACTTAGAAGCTAAAGGGATGTATAATGAGTTACAAGATGCAGATGACGCTTGGGAGAATAGCTTGATAGAGATCAGAAACGTGATCAGTAAACAGAGAAACGATACAATCTATTTGCCTCAGGGAGACTTCAACAAGTTTGATAGATTATTCTCTTTAGATGATTTGATTGTGACTGCTCAGAACAATAGAGCTGACTTCCTTGTCGCTAGACAGAATAAGGTGGTAGCGAGTAAACAAGTCTCTTTAGCTAAAGCAGAACGTGCGATAGATTTAGGACTTAACTTTGGGGTAGAGAACAACTCTTTTGTAAAGAATGCAATCGCTCCTACACCTGGTAATACGGTGGTGAAAGCAGGTTTTTCTATTCCGCTGAAGTTCTCTAATAGAAAAGAATCAGGATTAAAAACTGCATTATACGAGGAACGTCAAGCTCATCTAGAATATGACTTTATAGAGCTAGAGTTAGAGAAAGAGATCACTCAAGCATATCGTAACTATCTAACGAAACAAAAGCAGATCAATAGGTTTGAAAAAGGAATGTTAGAAGAGGCTAAACAGGTATATGAAGGTATCAAGTATAGCTATCAAAGAGGGGCGAGTAGTCTATTAGAAGTGTTGGATGCACAACGTACTTATAACGAAACACAACAGGCTTATGCAGAGACGCTATTTGGCTATGCATCTGCTCTAGTGGAGTTAGAGAACGCAGTGGGTATTTGGGATATTGATTTTTAA
- a CDS encoding outer membrane beta-barrel protein yields the protein MKNLLLSVCSVLAVSGTAIAQDVNHDLKGNTTFSVKGGWIQSTLKGDDLEYLAIDGKVSNRNNFFVGVSVDNSLGKYFGLKHELFYQQYGGRFDRETEDGVTLDAKLQMHSLRLNPISAVFKVGGLQVYAGPYVNMLLYSSITAVDEEGNTYKDHGIFGSIEDDQEDGQYLQKMDYGIVVGAEYQFNCGFLVGANYSRGFASIFDNSNTFGLEENPGVKDLKIYNQSFNVFVGYRF from the coding sequence ATGAAAAACTTATTACTAAGTGTATGCTCTGTGTTAGCAGTATCAGGTACAGCTATAGCACAAGATGTAAATCACGATTTAAAAGGGAATACTACTTTTAGTGTAAAAGGAGGTTGGATACAGTCTACGCTTAAAGGAGATGATCTAGAGTATTTAGCTATAGATGGTAAAGTGAGTAACCGCAATAACTTCTTCGTGGGAGTAAGTGTGGATAATAGTTTAGGAAAATATTTTGGGCTGAAACACGAGTTGTTTTATCAACAGTATGGTGGTCGCTTCGATAGAGAGACTGAGGATGGGGTAACACTAGACGCTAAATTGCAAATGCACAGTCTACGCCTTAATCCAATCAGTGCTGTATTTAAAGTAGGAGGGCTACAGGTATATGCTGGTCCTTATGTGAATATGCTACTATATTCTTCTATCACAGCAGTAGATGAAGAGGGGAATACTTATAAAGATCACGGTATCTTCGGTAGTATAGAAGATGATCAAGAAGATGGGCAATATTTACAGAAGATGGACTACGGTATCGTAGTGGGTGCTGAGTACCAGTTTAACTGTGGGTTCTTAGTAGGAGCTAACTACAGTAGAGGATTTGCTAGTATCTTCGATAACTCGAATACATTTGGGTTAGAAGAAAATCCTGGTGTGAAGGATCTAAAGATATATAATCAGAGTTTTAATGTATTCGTAGGATATAGATTCTAA
- a CDS encoding HAD family hydrolase: protein MTKPFKVVAFDADDTLWVNEPFFNEAEKAFCILMEDYLTHQSISQILFKTQIDNLPLYGYGIKGFTLSMVEAANIISKGTVSPKVISRVIAIGKDLLTKPVELLDDVEQVLKELQGKYKLVVATKGDLKDQHRKLHKSGLGTYFHHIEVMTDKEEIDYQKLLGRLDIKPEEFIMIGNSLRSDILPVLELGGHAVHVPFHTTWLHEHVDHEIVHPNFTSIKKLSEIKEILL, encoded by the coding sequence ATGACAAAACCATTTAAAGTTGTTGCTTTTGATGCGGATGATACCCTATGGGTGAATGAACCTTTCTTTAATGAAGCTGAGAAAGCCTTCTGTATCTTAATGGAAGATTACCTAACACATCAAAGTATCTCACAGATACTATTCAAAACACAAATAGACAACCTACCTCTATACGGATATGGAATAAAAGGCTTTACCCTATCCATGGTAGAAGCGGCTAATATAATCTCAAAGGGGACTGTAAGCCCAAAAGTAATCAGTAGAGTCATTGCTATAGGAAAGGATTTATTAACCAAGCCTGTGGAACTATTAGATGACGTAGAACAAGTGCTAAAAGAACTTCAAGGAAAATATAAACTAGTAGTCGCAACCAAAGGTGACTTAAAAGACCAACATCGCAAACTGCACAAGTCTGGTTTAGGAACATACTTCCATCATATAGAAGTCATGACGGATAAAGAAGAAATAGACTATCAGAAGTTATTAGGACGTTTAGATATCAAGCCTGAAGAATTTATTATGATAGGCAATTCTCTAAGATCTGATATACTCCCTGTATTAGAATTAGGTGGCCACGCAGTACACGTCCCTTTCCATACCACATGGTTACACGAGCATGTTGATCACGAAATAGTACATCCGAACTTTACTTCTATTAAAAAACTATCAGAGATTAAAGAGATACTACTATAA
- a CDS encoding MgtC/SapB family protein: MLITVFIGRLALAFILGALIGAERQVRQKSAGLRTNTLVSIGAAGFVLMAYTIGDMAVGRVASYVVSGIGFLGAGVIMKDGFSIRGLNTAATIWCSASVGSMCAVGLWMEAIAMTVLILLAHISLRPIGNMINKLSFESETDSAEVHYEIIVGCKEQVENHIRVMVLENLRAQKDLQLRSLKSTDNGNPAFSYLKFEILCIGKKDDILEQITSKVSLEYGVSEVTWELTAY, encoded by the coding sequence ATGTTAATTACAGTATTTATAGGAAGATTAGCTCTTGCTTTTATTTTAGGAGCTCTTATCGGGGCAGAGAGACAAGTGAGACAAAAAAGTGCGGGTCTAAGAACCAATACACTAGTGAGTATCGGTGCAGCAGGCTTCGTGTTGATGGCGTATACCATCGGAGATATGGCTGTGGGTAGAGTAGCCTCTTATGTAGTAAGTGGTATCGGATTCTTAGGAGCTGGAGTGATTATGAAAGACGGATTCAGTATCCGTGGACTGAACACTGCTGCTACGATCTGGTGTTCGGCTTCAGTAGGGTCTATGTGTGCAGTAGGCTTATGGATGGAAGCGATAGCGATGACAGTATTGATTTTATTAGCACATATTTCGCTTAGACCTATTGGCAATATGATTAATAAACTCTCTTTTGAGAGTGAGACAGACTCAGCTGAGGTTCATTACGAGATTATCGTAGGATGTAAAGAGCAGGTAGAGAATCATATCAGAGTAATGGTGTTAGAGAATCTACGCGCTCAGAAAGACCTTCAGCTACGTTCATTAAAAAGTACAGATAATGGCAATCCTGCTTTTTCTTACCTGAAGTTTGAGATACTATGCATTGGTAAGAAAGATGATATTCTAGAGCAGATCACGAGTAAAGTGTCTTTAGAATATGGAGTATCAGAAGTGACATGGGAATTGACAGCGTATTAA